From Cannabis sativa cultivar Pink pepper isolate KNU-18-1 chromosome 8, ASM2916894v1, whole genome shotgun sequence, a single genomic window includes:
- the LOC115699690 gene encoding uncharacterized protein LOC115699690, which yields MTQVDLETLVSACAGGGGGSMDRKIACETLADTAEKPPEQDSGEPEVPPDFPPESFWLSKDAEYDWLDRNVFYERKESQKGNSHSTNLNPNLNPGSNSNSQRFSMNLKSKAAIIGLPKPQKTHFVEAKNRKNCKAGNARLFPKRSASTGKSDGPMIEPSSPKVSCMGRVRSKRDRKRRWRKNRQRSLKSSSEPAVENVKPVERRKTGFFATFRAIFRTGCREKADDGSWRPIPISDSHSGDSVSTRNHDFSGVDIDAPSFESHPRRSVEIEAPGLGGMNRFASGRRSSSWVGDSSGIHVA from the coding sequence ATGACTCAAGTGGATTTGGAAACTCTAGTTTCGGCTTGTGCAGGCGGCGGTGGAGGTTCCATGGATCGGAAAATCGCCTGCGAGACACTTGCCGACACCGCCGAAAAACCACCGGAGCAAGACTCTGGTGAACCGGAGGTACCGCCGGATTTCCCTCCGGAGTCTTTTTGGCTCTCGAAGGATGCAGAGTACGACTGGTTAGACCGTAATGTATTCTACGAGCGTAAAGAATCTCAGAAAGGAAATTCACACTCGACGAACCTAAATCCGAATTTGAATCCAGGATCAAACTCGAATTCGCAGCGATTCTCGATGAATTTGAAATCGAAGGCGGCAATTATCGGTCTTCCTAAGCCTCAGAAGACGCATTTCGTCGAAGCGAAAAATCGGAAGAACTGTAAAGCAGGGAACGCCAGGCTTTTCCCTAAGCGATCTGCATCAACCGGGAAATCGGACGGTCCGATGATCGAACCTTCGTCGCCGAAGGTCTCGTGTATGGGACGTGTGAGATCGAAAAGAGACAGAAAGCGTCGCTGGAGGAAGAATCGCCAAAGATCGCTGAAATCATCGTCCGAACCGGCGGTGGAGAACGTTAAACCGGTGGAGAGACGAAAAACCGGATTCTTCGCGACTTTTCGCGCCATATTCAGAACCGGTTGCCGAGAAAAAGCAGACGACGGAAGCTGGAGGCCGATACCGATTTCCGACTCTCACTCGGGAGATAGTGTATCGACGAGAAATCACGATTTCTCGGGAGTTGATATCGACGCGCCGTCGTTCGAGTCTCATCCGAGGCGGAGCGTGGAAATCGAAGCCCCCGGTTTGGGCGGTATGAATCGGTTCGCGTCTGGACGAAGATCTAGTTCTTGGGTCGGTGATTCTTCTGGTATCCACGTGGCGTAA